A region of Piscinibacter gummiphilus DNA encodes the following proteins:
- a CDS encoding DUF748 domain-containing protein, with protein MKVVGSKWWVLAGLGLVVGVVLVFQVAVRQMRVGVEQALGPRASVGSLGVGWSGVVITDLRVRAERPRWPAEDELRAARVVVVPELSSVFRAAWRVRLVRVEGAYVSLLRKRDGGLQVVPGLVRTEAKPEQTGRPVNIGRIELVDAAVEFFDATVRQPPHRMRFERLNAELEDLALPGLDQPVQVALSAVFKGPKRDGDITLNGHVVPATRNGELNARLTGVDLIALEPYLLKVHEAGVKRGTLDLTLDAKVEHQRLHAPGVVTLKDLELGTGSGVFGTFAGVPRQAVLASLDRNGRIELKFTLEGRLDDPKFSVNEALSLRIAAGLAESLGVSLGGVVEGVGGVIKGLFGH; from the coding sequence CTGGTGTTCCAGGTGGCGGTGCGCCAGATGCGCGTGGGGGTCGAGCAGGCCCTCGGGCCGCGCGCGTCCGTGGGCTCGCTGGGGGTCGGGTGGTCCGGGGTCGTGATCACCGACCTGCGGGTGCGCGCCGAACGGCCGCGCTGGCCGGCCGAGGACGAGCTGCGCGCGGCGCGGGTCGTCGTGGTGCCCGAGTTGTCGAGCGTGTTCCGCGCTGCCTGGCGCGTGCGCCTCGTGCGCGTGGAGGGCGCCTACGTGTCGCTGCTGCGCAAGCGCGACGGCGGGCTGCAGGTGGTGCCGGGCCTCGTGCGCACCGAGGCGAAGCCGGAGCAGACCGGCCGCCCCGTGAACATCGGCCGCATCGAACTGGTCGACGCCGCCGTCGAGTTCTTCGACGCCACCGTGCGCCAGCCGCCTCACCGCATGCGTTTCGAGCGGCTCAACGCGGAACTCGAGGACCTCGCGCTGCCCGGCCTCGACCAGCCGGTGCAGGTGGCGCTGTCGGCCGTCTTCAAGGGGCCGAAGCGCGATGGCGACATCACCCTGAACGGCCACGTCGTCCCCGCGACACGCAACGGCGAACTGAACGCGCGGCTCACGGGCGTGGACCTGATCGCGCTCGAGCCGTACCTGCTCAAGGTGCACGAGGCCGGCGTCAAGCGCGGCACGCTCGACCTGACGCTCGACGCGAAGGTCGAACACCAGCGGCTCCATGCGCCCGGCGTCGTCACGCTCAAGGACCTGGAGCTCGGCACGGGCAGCGGCGTGTTCGGCACCTTCGCCGGGGTGCCGCGCCAGGCCGTGCTCGCGAGCCTCGACCGCAACGGCCGCATCGAGCTCAAGTTCACGCTCGAGGGCCGGCTCGACGATCCGAAGTTCTCGGTCAACGAGGCGCTGTCGCTGCGCATCGCCGCCGGCCTCGCCGAATCGCTCGGCGTGAGCCTGGGCGGCGTGGTCGAGGGCGTGGGCGGCGTGATCAAGGGCCTGTTCGGGCACTGA
- a CDS encoding ABC transporter substrate-binding protein — MSTPVRLPSLLRRAILGLGLAATLPAWAAGEPIVIGQVAPMSGPQGVTGRAINAGAKLYFDAINAKGGVRGRPVTLVTRDDAQNPVETVRLTKELIAGESPVAMIGTVGTTNLEALAKDGVLQQRKVTMVGAVSGAASVAQADGMHVVKASYHDEVARLFTQLNQLGIKNVGLVYQDDGLGQDVLRGAEAASRKTGVTLTAKAAYPRNTTAVEGAVADMLKAQPQVVLLGATTAAAVEFVKKYGMAGGTATLYGMSIIDTEALLKALGPKGARGYAFSVVLPLAVDTNRPVVREYLALRQASKDPNLSARSIEGFIAAKALVKTLEGVSNPTASSVTSAIVSARSIDVGGYVLDFTQKNRTGSQYVDFAMFGADGKIVH, encoded by the coding sequence ATGTCTACCCCCGTTCGTCTCCCCTCGCTGCTGCGCCGAGCCATCCTCGGCCTCGGCCTCGCCGCCACCCTGCCCGCCTGGGCCGCCGGTGAACCGATCGTCATCGGCCAGGTCGCGCCGATGAGCGGCCCGCAAGGGGTCACCGGCCGCGCGATCAACGCCGGCGCCAAGCTGTACTTCGACGCCATCAACGCCAAGGGTGGCGTGCGCGGCCGTCCGGTCACCCTCGTCACGCGCGACGACGCGCAGAACCCCGTCGAGACCGTGCGCCTCACGAAGGAACTGATCGCGGGTGAATCGCCCGTGGCCATGATCGGCACCGTCGGCACCACCAACCTGGAAGCCCTGGCCAAGGACGGCGTGCTGCAGCAGCGCAAGGTCACGATGGTGGGCGCCGTCTCGGGCGCCGCCTCCGTGGCGCAGGCCGACGGCATGCACGTCGTGAAGGCCAGCTACCACGATGAAGTGGCCCGCCTGTTCACGCAGCTCAACCAGCTCGGCATCAAGAACGTGGGCCTGGTCTACCAGGACGACGGCCTCGGCCAGGACGTGCTGCGGGGCGCCGAAGCGGCCTCGCGCAAGACCGGCGTGACGCTGACCGCGAAGGCCGCGTACCCGCGCAACACCACGGCCGTCGAAGGCGCGGTGGCCGACATGCTCAAGGCCCAGCCCCAGGTGGTGCTGCTCGGCGCGACGACCGCGGCCGCCGTGGAGTTCGTCAAGAAGTACGGCATGGCCGGCGGCACCGCGACGCTCTACGGCATGTCGATCATCGACACCGAGGCGCTGCTGAAGGCCCTGGGCCCGAAGGGCGCGCGCGGCTACGCGTTCTCGGTGGTGCTGCCGCTCGCCGTCGATACGAACCGCCCGGTGGTCCGCGAGTACCTCGCGCTGCGCCAGGCCTCCAAGGACCCCAACCTGTCGGCCCGTTCCATCGAAGGTTTCATCGCCGCGAAGGCGCTGGTCAAGACGCTCGAAGGTGTGTCGAATCCGACTGCCAGCAGCGTGACCTCCGCCATCGTGTCGGCCCGCTCGATCGACGTGGGCGGCTACGTGCTCGACTTCACGCAGAAGAACCGCACCGGTTCGCAGTACGTCGACTTCGCCATGTTCGGCGCCGACGGCAAGATCGTGCACTAA
- the malE gene encoding maltose/maltodextrin ABC transporter substrate-binding protein MalE — MKYLPLTRRTAASTLLGLLLAAGGAQAADPGVLTIWINNDKGYKGLQKVAEAYTRQTGTKVRVMPFNGSTGRFEDVSGPKAPGDNESHSTDAPAGFEAAMKAGKGPDIWIWPHDRLGGWVKAGWLEPVVPGTEFRRDVVQIAWDAFTLGGQVWAYPIAVESVALIYNKDLVPNPPKTFEEIIPLNNKLKVKGQRAIGWETASPYFTWPMLSAGGGYVFQRKIDGSYDATDTGIAHPGAVAGGNMLQQLIKGGAIPEGGMTYQEAEEGMKSGKQAMWITGPWAWESLSKAKINYGVAMLPTVAGKAPKPFVGVLGAMITHNSPNKAAANDFLKNHLLKREGLAAMNADKPIGVPASKAMFWTMYSDEKIRTSMDTIYNGRPMPNNPEMTLFWKHFSTALYDINTGDKTSKEALDQAAASIRGALPAAPKAPAKVARK; from the coding sequence ATGAAGTACCTTCCCCTCACCCGCCGCACCGCGGCGTCCACGCTCCTGGGTCTGCTGCTGGCCGCCGGCGGCGCGCAGGCGGCAGACCCCGGCGTGTTGACGATCTGGATCAACAACGACAAGGGCTACAAGGGACTGCAGAAGGTCGCGGAGGCGTACACCCGGCAGACGGGCACCAAGGTCCGCGTGATGCCGTTCAACGGCAGCACGGGCCGTTTCGAGGACGTCTCCGGGCCGAAGGCCCCCGGCGACAACGAATCGCACTCGACCGATGCGCCGGCCGGCTTCGAAGCGGCCATGAAGGCCGGCAAGGGCCCGGACATCTGGATCTGGCCGCACGACCGCCTGGGCGGCTGGGTCAAGGCCGGCTGGCTCGAGCCCGTGGTGCCCGGCACCGAGTTCCGCCGCGACGTGGTGCAGATCGCCTGGGACGCCTTCACGCTCGGCGGCCAGGTGTGGGCCTACCCCATCGCCGTGGAGTCGGTGGCCCTCATCTACAACAAGGACCTCGTGCCCAACCCGCCGAAGACCTTCGAGGAGATCATCCCCCTGAACAACAAGCTGAAGGTCAAGGGCCAGCGCGCGATCGGCTGGGAGACCGCGAGCCCGTACTTCACGTGGCCCATGCTCTCGGCCGGCGGCGGCTACGTCTTCCAGCGCAAGATCGACGGCTCGTACGACGCGACCGACACCGGCATCGCCCACCCCGGCGCGGTGGCCGGCGGCAACATGCTGCAGCAGCTCATCAAGGGCGGCGCCATCCCCGAGGGCGGCATGACGTACCAGGAAGCCGAAGAGGGCATGAAGAGCGGCAAGCAGGCGATGTGGATCACCGGCCCGTGGGCCTGGGAGTCGCTCTCGAAGGCGAAGATCAACTACGGCGTCGCGATGCTGCCCACCGTGGCCGGCAAGGCGCCGAAGCCGTTCGTGGGCGTGCTCGGCGCGATGATCACGCACAACTCGCCCAACAAGGCCGCGGCCAACGACTTCCTGAAGAACCACCTGCTCAAGCGCGAGGGGCTGGCCGCGATGAACGCCGACAAGCCCATCGGCGTGCCGGCGTCGAAGGCGATGTTCTGGACGATGTACAGCGACGAGAAGATCCGCACGTCGATGGACACGATCTACAACGGCCGTCCGATGCCGAACAACCCGGAGATGACGCTGTTCTGGAAGCACTTCAGCACGGCGCTGTACGACATCAACACCGGCGACAAGACCTCGAAGGAAGCCCTCGACCAGGCGGCCGCGTCGATCCGCGGCGCGCTGCCGGCCGCACCGAAGGCGCCTGCGAAGGTCGCCCGCAAATGA
- a CDS encoding alpha-1,6-glucosidase domain-containing protein, translated as MRNTPSRAWRRHATLTAVSLAALIAACGGDDTTVSPPVDADLALCNGTAFQQVLNASATGPAETNVAVQDIKTLRVHYRRTDGNYAGWGLHMWDGGGVDTTRLPAGVNINVWNAPVPFTALPGYAAGANEIVFEVPVLNPKDDANRKDFKFIIHGMGGAGNPDNGDKDGRAADISVAYSPLTVTNQVGDVWLLQGDAKVYNSEAALTQLNLTTANAYWLNRQLIQWPGTSNTSVFKLYHSKTAKVSAAKGQPVSGADGSLTLAVGGSVPAAAAERFKYVAAGTVLSVADADLDKLPDLYAGQLVLVEETADGKAITATETQIAGALDDRYAGASAVNDLGATTAGGATTLKLWAPTARQVRACIYDAGTGNATTVKDLTRDAATGVWSGGLGGDMTGKYFTYLVDVYARGTGVVRNRVTDPYSVSLTTDSKRSYIADLSSAALKPAGWDTTPAPVLASQEDMSIYELHVRDFSVSDTTVPEAKRGKYTAFTEAGSNGMKHLKALATAGLTDVHLLPVYDIGSVPETGCKAPAITAGSSDATGPRDAVKAVADTDCFNWGYDPYHYTAPEGSYSSNAADGATRIVEFRQMVTALHAAGLRVGMDVVYNHTFQHGQEEKSVLDRIVPGYYHRLDADGNVTTSTCCSNTATENAMMGKLMIDSVKTWATQYKIDSFRFDLMGHQPRSVMEKLKTDVDAAAGRSVFLIGEGWNFGEVANGQRFVQASQLSLNGSGIATFSDRARDRIRGGGCCDDGNDFKRQGFVSGLFYDQNESASGHTVGNLTEAADMIRVGLAGSLREYSFVVADGSTKKGSEIRYGDDPAGYVSQPGEVVNYYENHDNRTFWDALAAKMPKTTTLDDRVRAQTLAAAINSFSQGIAYFHAGADVLRSKSMDSNSFNSGDWFNVLDWTYTTNNFGVGLPISGSEDLAKEVLAAANLPAMKPGKPEIEAASGMFRDLLQIRKSSSLFRLRTADEVKARLTFPNTGPTQVPTVLVGHLNGTGYTGANFKDVLYFVNADKVPQTLTIASEAGKAYELHPVHATGTDRRPATAASVVTGTGTFTVPARTALVYVVKN; from the coding sequence ATGAGAAACACCCCTTCCCGCGCCTGGCGGCGCCACGCCACCCTGACCGCGGTTTCCCTGGCCGCGCTGATCGCGGCCTGCGGCGGCGATGACACCACCGTGTCCCCGCCGGTCGATGCCGACCTTGCGCTGTGCAACGGCACCGCCTTCCAGCAGGTGCTCAACGCCTCGGCCACCGGCCCGGCCGAGACCAACGTCGCCGTGCAGGACATCAAGACCCTGCGCGTGCACTACCGCCGCACCGATGGCAACTACGCCGGGTGGGGCCTGCACATGTGGGACGGTGGTGGCGTGGACACGACGCGCCTGCCCGCGGGCGTGAACATCAACGTCTGGAACGCGCCGGTGCCCTTCACGGCCCTGCCGGGCTATGCCGCGGGCGCGAACGAAATCGTGTTCGAAGTGCCCGTGCTCAACCCCAAGGACGACGCGAACCGCAAGGACTTCAAGTTCATCATCCATGGCATGGGGGGTGCGGGCAACCCGGACAACGGCGACAAGGACGGCCGCGCCGCCGACATCTCCGTCGCGTACAGCCCGCTCACCGTCACGAACCAGGTCGGCGACGTGTGGCTGCTGCAAGGTGACGCCAAGGTCTACAACAGCGAAGCCGCGCTGACCCAGCTCAACCTCACGACCGCGAACGCCTACTGGCTGAACCGCCAGCTGATCCAGTGGCCGGGCACCTCGAACACGTCCGTGTTCAAGCTGTACCACTCGAAGACGGCGAAGGTCTCCGCAGCCAAGGGCCAGCCCGTGAGCGGCGCGGACGGTTCGCTGACGCTCGCCGTGGGAGGCAGCGTGCCCGCCGCCGCGGCCGAGCGGTTCAAGTACGTGGCCGCAGGCACCGTGCTGTCCGTCGCCGACGCCGACCTGGACAAGCTGCCCGACCTGTACGCCGGCCAGCTCGTGCTGGTGGAGGAGACCGCGGACGGCAAGGCCATCACCGCGACGGAAACCCAGATCGCCGGGGCCCTCGACGACCGCTACGCGGGCGCTTCCGCCGTGAACGACCTCGGCGCCACGACCGCGGGCGGCGCCACCACGCTCAAGCTGTGGGCGCCCACCGCGCGCCAGGTGCGCGCGTGCATCTACGACGCCGGCACCGGCAACGCCACCACCGTGAAGGACCTGACCCGCGACGCCGCCACCGGCGTGTGGAGCGGCGGCCTCGGCGGCGACATGACCGGCAAATACTTCACGTACCTCGTGGACGTGTACGCCCGCGGCACCGGTGTCGTGCGCAACCGCGTCACCGACCCGTACTCGGTCAGCCTGACCACCGACTCCAAGCGCTCGTACATCGCCGACCTCTCGAGCGCCGCGCTCAAGCCCGCCGGCTGGGACACCACCCCGGCCCCGGTCCTCGCGTCGCAGGAGGACATGTCGATCTACGAACTGCACGTGCGCGACTTCTCGGTCAGCGACACCACGGTGCCCGAGGCCAAGCGGGGCAAGTACACCGCGTTCACCGAAGCCGGCTCGAACGGCATGAAGCACCTGAAGGCGCTGGCCACGGCCGGCCTGACCGACGTGCACCTGCTGCCCGTGTACGACATCGGCAGCGTGCCCGAGACCGGTTGCAAGGCCCCCGCGATCACCGCGGGCAGCAGCGACGCCACGGGCCCGCGCGATGCCGTGAAGGCCGTCGCCGACACCGACTGCTTCAACTGGGGCTACGACCCGTACCACTACACCGCCCCCGAAGGCAGCTACTCGAGCAACGCGGCCGACGGCGCCACGCGCATCGTCGAGTTCCGCCAGATGGTGACCGCGCTGCACGCCGCCGGCCTGCGCGTGGGCATGGACGTGGTCTACAACCACACGTTCCAGCACGGCCAGGAAGAGAAGTCGGTGCTCGACCGCATCGTCCCCGGCTACTACCACCGCCTGGACGCGGACGGCAACGTCACCACGTCGACCTGCTGCAGCAACACCGCGACCGAAAACGCGATGATGGGCAAGCTGATGATCGACTCGGTCAAGACCTGGGCCACCCAGTACAAGATCGACTCGTTCCGCTTCGACCTGATGGGCCACCAGCCGCGCAGCGTGATGGAGAAGCTCAAGACCGACGTCGACGCCGCGGCCGGCCGCAGCGTGTTCCTGATCGGCGAAGGCTGGAACTTCGGTGAAGTGGCGAACGGTCAGCGCTTCGTGCAGGCCTCGCAGCTCTCCCTGAACGGCAGCGGCATCGCCACGTTCAGCGACCGTGCCCGCGACCGCATCCGCGGCGGCGGCTGCTGCGACGACGGCAACGACTTCAAGCGCCAGGGCTTCGTGAGCGGCCTCTTCTACGACCAGAACGAATCGGCCAGCGGTCACACGGTGGGCAACCTGACGGAAGCCGCCGACATGATCCGCGTGGGCCTCGCCGGCTCGTTGCGCGAGTACAGCTTCGTGGTCGCCGACGGCAGCACGAAGAAGGGCTCGGAGATCCGCTACGGCGACGACCCCGCCGGGTACGTGAGCCAGCCGGGTGAAGTGGTGAACTACTACGAGAACCACGACAACCGCACGTTCTGGGACGCGCTCGCCGCGAAGATGCCGAAGACCACGACGCTCGACGACCGCGTGCGCGCGCAGACGCTCGCCGCCGCGATCAACAGCTTCAGCCAGGGCATCGCGTACTTCCACGCCGGCGCCGACGTGCTGCGCTCGAAGTCGATGGACAGCAACAGCTTCAACTCGGGCGACTGGTTCAACGTGCTCGACTGGACCTACACGACGAACAACTTCGGCGTGGGCCTGCCCATCTCGGGCAGCGAGGACCTGGCAAAGGAAGTGCTGGCCGCGGCGAACCTGCCGGCGATGAAGCCGGGCAAGCCGGAGATCGAGGCGGCGAGCGGCATGTTCCGTGACCTGCTGCAGATCCGCAAGAGCTCCTCGCTCTTCCGCCTGCGCACCGCCGACGAGGTCAAGGCCCGCCTGACGTTCCCCAACACCGGCCCGACCCAGGTCCCGACGGTGCTGGTGGGCCACCTGAACGGCACCGGCTACACCGGCGCGAACTTCAAGGACGTCCTGTACTTCGTCAACGCCGACAAGGTCCCGCAGACCCTGACGATCGCGTCCGAAGCCGGCAAGGCCTACGAGCTGCACCCGGTGCACGCGACCGGCACCGACCGCCGCCCGGCCACCGCCGCGTCGGTCGTCACCGGCACGGGGACGTTCACGGTGCCGGCCCGCACCGCGCTCGTCTACGTCGTCAAGAACTGA